From the genome of Methylocystis bryophila, one region includes:
- a CDS encoding helix-turn-helix transcriptional regulator — protein sequence MSRSHRLLRLIEVLRRHRRPVSGAKLAFELEVSLRSIYRDVATLRAQGADIEGEAGVGYILRPGFLLPPLMFSEEEIEAVVLGASWVSSRADAPLGSAARNALAKIAAVLPPDLRIDFEATSLLIGPSTAPKDHSPHLPSLRRAVRAERKIVIRYRDEKGQDSERTLWPIALVFFDDCRIVVAWCELRKEFRHFRSDRIISIQETETRYPKRRRSLVREWRAAQGISSEDL from the coding sequence ATGTCTCGTTCACATCGCCTTCTTCGCCTGATTGAAGTCCTGCGACGTCACAGACGGCCGGTCAGCGGCGCGAAGCTGGCGTTCGAGCTGGAAGTCAGCCTTCGTTCGATTTATCGCGACGTCGCCACGCTTCGAGCACAGGGCGCGGATATAGAGGGCGAGGCTGGCGTCGGTTACATTCTTCGCCCCGGTTTCCTGCTGCCGCCGCTCATGTTCTCCGAAGAAGAAATTGAAGCGGTGGTTCTGGGCGCAAGCTGGGTGTCGAGCCGAGCGGACGCTCCGCTTGGCAGCGCGGCGCGGAACGCATTGGCGAAGATCGCCGCCGTTCTGCCGCCCGATCTGCGGATCGATTTTGAGGCCACAAGCCTCCTGATCGGGCCCTCGACGGCCCCAAAAGACCACAGCCCTCATCTTCCATCGCTTCGTAGAGCGGTTCGGGCCGAACGCAAGATCGTCATCCGCTACCGCGACGAGAAAGGGCAGGACAGCGAGCGAACCCTATGGCCTATCGCTCTCGTCTTTTTCGATGACTGTCGCATCGTGGTGGCGTGGTGCGAGCTGCGAAAAGAATTCCGCCATTTCCGCAGTGACCGCATTATCTCGATCCAAGAGACGGAAACGCGTTACCCGAAGCGTCGGCGCAGCCTCGTGAGGGAATGGCGCGCGGCGCAGGGGATATCGTCCGAGGACCTTTGA
- a CDS encoding VOC family protein, with amino-acid sequence MSDPSYILLYVADVAKSAAFYERLLERQPVENSPAFALFVLQSGVKLGLWATSDVEPPAKRTGGGAELVFTLESEAQVTGRHEEWRKQGIEILQNPVWMDFGFTFVGADLDEHRLRVFAPRKS; translated from the coding sequence ATGTCCGATCCCTCCTACATTCTTCTCTATGTGGCCGATGTGGCGAAAAGCGCCGCATTTTATGAACGCTTGCTCGAGCGTCAGCCGGTCGAAAACTCGCCCGCCTTCGCGCTGTTCGTCTTGCAGTCTGGCGTCAAGCTCGGCCTGTGGGCGACATCGGATGTCGAGCCGCCGGCGAAGCGCACGGGAGGCGGCGCCGAGCTCGTCTTCACGTTGGAGAGCGAGGCGCAGGTCACGGGACGACATGAGGAATGGCGGAAGCAAGGCATTGAGATCCTGCAAAACCCTGTCTGGATGGATTTCGGATTCACCTTCGTCGGCGCCGATCTCGATGAGCACCGCCTTCGCGTCTTTGCGCCACGCAAGTCGTGA
- a CDS encoding AraC family transcriptional regulator — MNGDAYGKRFARVLDYIDRHLDEELSVERLSGEANFSKFHFHRQFSAYVGVSVARYVQNLRLKRASHRLVFEPTARIIDVAFEAGFETPESFSRAFRREYGQTPSQFRSAPAWKPWRKTHQFPSPGRSRNMDVRIIDFGEVKVAALEHRGPPELVKDSARTFIEWRKESKLSPKDRCRTFGIAYDNPDTTEPQAFRFDLCGEVSADVPPNAQGVLTKLIPGGPCAVVRHLGSHDRIGECAYYLYRDWLPGSGREPRDFPLFFHYLNLVSDTPEHELKTDVYLPLK, encoded by the coding sequence ATGAACGGCGACGCCTACGGAAAACGCTTCGCAAGAGTGCTCGATTATATCGATCGGCATCTTGATGAGGAGCTTTCCGTCGAGCGGTTGAGCGGAGAGGCGAACTTTTCGAAGTTCCACTTCCACCGACAGTTTTCGGCTTACGTCGGCGTGAGCGTCGCCCGCTATGTTCAGAATCTCCGGCTGAAGAGAGCGTCGCATCGGCTCGTCTTCGAACCGACGGCGAGGATCATCGACGTCGCCTTCGAGGCCGGTTTCGAGACGCCGGAGTCTTTCTCTCGCGCCTTCAGGCGCGAATACGGCCAGACGCCTTCTCAATTCAGGAGCGCCCCCGCCTGGAAGCCATGGCGCAAAACCCATCAATTTCCATCTCCCGGAAGGAGCAGAAACATGGACGTGAGGATCATAGACTTCGGTGAAGTCAAAGTGGCCGCGCTGGAGCATCGCGGTCCGCCGGAGCTGGTGAAGGACTCTGCGCGGACATTCATCGAATGGCGCAAGGAGAGCAAGCTATCGCCCAAGGATCGCTGTCGAACCTTCGGCATCGCCTACGACAACCCGGACACGACCGAGCCGCAGGCCTTCCGCTTCGATCTGTGCGGAGAGGTGAGCGCCGACGTTCCGCCGAACGCGCAAGGCGTCCTGACCAAGCTCATTCCAGGCGGCCCTTGCGCGGTCGTGCGCCATCTGGGGTCTCATGATCGCATTGGCGAATGCGCCTATTATCTCTACAGGGATTGGCTGCCGGGAAGTGGGAGAGAACCGCGGGACTTCCCGCTCTTTTTTCACTATCTGAACCTCGTCTCCGACACGCCGGAGCACGAATTGAAGACCGACGTTTATTTGCCGCTCAAATAG
- a CDS encoding invasion associated locus B family protein, whose amino-acid sequence MQTVNRKDQTAPFAQIALGRPAAGEPMMVTVVVPINVSFPSSVTITNTDKEMKTAELSWRRCVPGGCFASLPLKDETLKLWRSHSDLSGRVSFKNAANQDVVMPLSFKGLSSALDALAKE is encoded by the coding sequence GTGCAGACCGTGAACCGGAAAGATCAGACGGCGCCCTTCGCGCAAATTGCTCTCGGCAGGCCGGCTGCAGGCGAGCCGATGATGGTGACGGTGGTTGTTCCAATCAATGTCTCATTCCCGAGCTCGGTGACGATCACGAACACCGACAAGGAAATGAAAACGGCCGAGCTCAGCTGGCGACGATGCGTGCCGGGAGGATGTTTCGCGAGCCTTCCTTTGAAGGACGAGACCTTGAAGCTGTGGCGTTCTCACAGCGACCTATCCGGGAGGGTCAGCTTTAAGAACGCGGCGAATCAGGATGTGGTCATGCCCCTGTCGTTCAAGGGGCTCTCGTCGGCTCTCGACGCGCTCGCGAAGGAGTGA
- a CDS encoding 5-formyltetrahydrofolate cyclo-ligase produces the protein MTASKTTIRKHALERRDLIAPAEAHEAAGAIKAAALTLVGRVAGDARPAISLYWPIRSEVNTRLLIEALHAQGFPVLLPAMTAVRQPLRFRAFEPGDELEKGPFGLSEPSPGRPEGRPTIVFAPLAAFDRRGIRLGYGGGIYDATLRTLRAEGPVTAIGLAYSLQECEAAPSEPHDQRLDFIITERETIDCAKTSSPA, from the coding sequence ATGACCGCTTCAAAAACAACCATCCGCAAGCACGCCTTAGAACGACGCGATCTCATCGCTCCGGCCGAGGCCCATGAGGCGGCGGGCGCGATCAAGGCGGCCGCTCTCACGCTGGTCGGGCGGGTCGCGGGCGACGCGCGTCCCGCTATCTCGCTCTATTGGCCCATTCGAAGCGAGGTCAACACGCGGCTGCTTATCGAGGCTCTCCACGCGCAGGGCTTTCCGGTTCTGCTGCCGGCGATGACGGCGGTGCGCCAGCCTTTGCGCTTTCGGGCCTTTGAACCTGGCGATGAATTGGAGAAGGGACCCTTCGGCCTCTCCGAGCCTTCGCCGGGACGACCCGAGGGGCGGCCGACGATCGTTTTCGCGCCGCTTGCGGCCTTCGACCGGCGGGGGATCCGTCTGGGCTATGGCGGCGGCATCTATGACGCCACCCTGCGCACCCTGCGGGCCGAAGGGCCGGTCACAGCCATCGGGCTCGCCTATTCGCTACAAGAATGCGAGGCGGCACCCAGCGAGCCGCACGACCAGAGGCTCGATTTCATCATCACCGAGCGCGAGACGATCGACTGCGCGAAGACCTCCTCGCCGGCTTAA
- the pheT gene encoding phenylalanine--tRNA ligase subunit beta, producing MKLTLSWLKDHLETDAPLGEIVETLTRIGLEVEAVHDPAAALKDFVIAEIVEADRHPDADRLQVCKVATGAGAPLQVVCGAPNARKGLKTVFAAPGTHIPGKNFTLGKGVIRGVESLGMLCSAEELGLGGDSHGILELDSSAPVGAAYAPWAGLDDPVIEINLTPNRPDAAGVSGIARDLAAAGLGRLRKRDPEAIEGKFPCPVKVKLDLTPADAHLAPLFALRLVRGVKNGASPQWLQDRLRAIGLRPINALVDVTNFLTFDRGRPLHVFDAKKIKGDLTIRRAKTSESLLALDGKTYALDENVVAICDDGGPESLAGLMGGEASGCDEGTVDVLIETALWDPANIAKSGRKLGIVTDARYRFERGVDPDFALPGLELATRLVMEFCGGEPSEIHLAGAVPAERRRIDFPYSETRRLAGVDITPPEADDILKRLGFSVEHAGAASARITIPSWRPDIEGKADLVEEILRIAGLERVPATPLPRAEGVAAPIMTPLQKRARAARRTLAAQGLVEAVTWSFVSAKEAKAFGGGAPSLALANPIAAELSDMRPSLLAGLVAAAGRNAARALDDAALFEIGQVFMTDDDKGQRLAAAGLRRGLATSETQGRHWAARTREAGLYDAKADAMALLAALGVQGAQIVPGGPAYLHPGRSATLQFGPKSCVGVFGEIHPRVLAELDVEGPIAVFEIFLDLLPAAKAKATRTKAKLEISDLQPLSRDFAFIVDRERPAGELLRAVLAADRTLLSGATIFDVYEGVGVPEGKKSIGVAVTLQPRDKTPTDAEIEAIAEKIVTEAAKRTGAVLRG from the coding sequence ATGAAGCTCACCCTCTCCTGGCTCAAAGACCATCTCGAAACTGACGCCCCCCTCGGTGAGATCGTCGAGACGCTCACTCGCATCGGGCTGGAGGTGGAGGCCGTTCACGATCCCGCCGCCGCCCTGAAAGACTTCGTCATCGCCGAGATCGTCGAGGCGGATCGCCATCCCGACGCCGATCGCCTTCAGGTCTGCAAGGTCGCGACGGGCGCCGGCGCGCCTCTGCAGGTCGTCTGTGGCGCGCCCAACGCCCGCAAAGGGCTCAAAACAGTGTTCGCCGCGCCGGGGACCCATATTCCCGGCAAGAATTTCACGCTCGGCAAAGGCGTGATCCGCGGCGTCGAATCGCTCGGGATGTTGTGCTCAGCCGAAGAGCTCGGGCTCGGCGGCGACTCGCATGGAATCCTGGAGCTCGATTCCAGCGCTCCGGTCGGCGCGGCCTATGCGCCCTGGGCCGGGCTCGACGATCCGGTCATCGAGATCAATCTGACCCCGAACCGGCCGGACGCAGCCGGCGTGTCAGGAATAGCCCGCGATCTCGCCGCCGCCGGACTCGGCCGCCTGCGCAAGCGCGACCCCGAGGCGATCGAGGGCAAGTTCCCTTGCCCCGTGAAGGTGAAGCTCGATTTGACGCCCGCTGACGCGCATCTCGCGCCGCTCTTCGCGCTGCGGCTCGTGCGCGGCGTGAAGAACGGGGCTAGTCCCCAATGGCTGCAGGACCGCCTGCGCGCCATCGGCCTTCGCCCCATCAACGCGCTCGTCGACGTCACGAATTTCCTGACCTTCGACCGCGGCCGCCCCCTGCATGTCTTCGACGCCAAGAAGATCAAGGGCGATCTCACCATTCGCCGGGCTAAGACAAGCGAGAGCCTGCTCGCGCTCGACGGGAAGACCTATGCTCTCGACGAGAATGTCGTCGCCATCTGCGACGATGGGGGCCCCGAGTCCCTTGCCGGCCTCATGGGCGGAGAAGCCTCCGGCTGCGACGAGGGCACGGTCGACGTGCTGATCGAGACGGCGCTCTGGGATCCGGCCAATATCGCCAAGAGCGGCCGCAAGCTCGGCATCGTAACCGACGCGCGCTACCGTTTCGAGCGCGGCGTCGACCCGGACTTCGCGCTGCCGGGGCTCGAGCTGGCGACGCGCCTCGTGATGGAATTTTGCGGCGGTGAGCCCTCTGAAATCCATCTTGCCGGCGCGGTCCCCGCCGAGCGGCGGCGCATCGATTTCCCCTACAGCGAGACGAGGCGCCTCGCCGGCGTCGACATCACGCCGCCGGAAGCCGACGACATTCTGAAACGGCTGGGCTTCTCGGTCGAGCATGCGGGAGCGGCCAGCGCGCGGATCACGATCCCCTCCTGGCGGCCCGATATCGAGGGCAAGGCCGATCTCGTCGAGGAAATTCTTCGCATCGCCGGCCTCGAGCGCGTCCCTGCGACGCCGTTGCCGCGTGCGGAAGGCGTCGCTGCGCCCATCATGACGCCGTTGCAGAAACGCGCCCGCGCGGCGCGGCGGACGCTCGCCGCGCAAGGTCTCGTCGAGGCCGTCACCTGGTCCTTCGTCTCGGCGAAGGAGGCCAAGGCTTTCGGCGGCGGCGCGCCGTCGCTGGCGCTCGCCAATCCGATCGCCGCGGAGCTCTCGGACATGCGGCCGAGCCTGCTCGCCGGGCTCGTGGCGGCGGCCGGCCGCAATGCGGCGCGGGCGCTGGACGACGCGGCGCTGTTCGAGATCGGCCAGGTCTTCATGACCGACGATGACAAGGGCCAGCGCCTCGCCGCCGCGGGGCTGAGGCGCGGCCTCGCCACGAGCGAGACGCAGGGCCGTCACTGGGCGGCGCGGACACGAGAGGCGGGGCTCTACGACGCCAAGGCCGACGCGATGGCGCTGTTGGCGGCGCTCGGAGTCCAGGGCGCGCAGATCGTTCCCGGCGGGCCGGCCTATCTCCATCCCGGCCGCAGCGCCACCTTGCAATTCGGGCCCAAGAGCTGCGTCGGCGTCTTCGGCGAGATCCATCCGCGCGTGCTCGCCGAGCTCGATGTCGAGGGCCCGATCGCCGTCTTCGAGATTTTCCTCGACCTGCTGCCCGCCGCCAAGGCCAAGGCGACGAGGACCAAGGCCAAGCTCGAAATCTCCGACCTGCAGCCGCTATCGCGCGACTTCGCCTTCATTGTCGATCGCGAGCGGCCGGCGGGCGAATTGCTGCGGGCGGTGCTCGCCGCCGACAGGACGCTGCTCTCGGGCGCGACCATCTTCGACGTCTATGAGGGCGTCGGCGTTCCCGAAGGCAAGAAGTCGATCGGCGTCGCCGTGACCCTGCAGCCCCGGGACAAGACGCCGACAGACGCCGAGATCGAGGCGATCGCCGAGAAGATCGTCACTGAAGCGGCGAAAAGAACGGGAGCTGTTCTCAGGGGATGA
- a CDS encoding response regulator, which produces MQIGVESNTAVDNKRIFVIDEDEIIRAAIQFMLHDENETHEAPSLEWAYEKAVDWPPDLVFVSEALMRRHGGALYGEIRERLRGPKIVVVLEPGAVDLAKQCLADGADSVAIKPLRIELMRRKADLLLGRLAESA; this is translated from the coding sequence ATGCAAATTGGCGTTGAGAGCAACACGGCTGTCGACAACAAGCGAATCTTCGTGATCGACGAGGACGAGATCATTCGCGCGGCGATTCAGTTCATGCTGCATGACGAGAACGAAACGCATGAAGCGCCGAGCCTCGAATGGGCTTATGAGAAGGCCGTCGACTGGCCGCCGGACCTCGTCTTCGTCTCAGAAGCGTTGATGCGGCGTCATGGCGGCGCGCTTTATGGGGAAATCCGCGAGCGGCTGCGCGGGCCGAAAATCGTCGTCGTGCTGGAGCCCGGCGCCGTCGACCTCGCCAAGCAATGCCTCGCGGACGGCGCCGACAGCGTCGCCATCAAGCCGTTGCGCATTGAGCTCATGCGCCGGAAGGCGGATCTCCTGCTCGGCCGGCTCGCAGAATCTGCTTAA